From Phragmites australis chromosome 5, lpPhrAust1.1, whole genome shotgun sequence, a single genomic window includes:
- the LOC133917690 gene encoding basic blue protein-like has translation MARGRGSASSGGVLGAALLIGFLVTSAPLAEAAASYMVGDYGGWKFNVAGWARGRTFRAGDLLVFNYNRAVHDVAIVNAAAYRSCVVPRGSKVLRSGRDKVKLGKGTHYFVCTVRGHCQAGMKIAVRVV, from the exons ATGGCTCGGGGAAGAGGCAGTGCGAGCAGCGGTGGCGTCCTCGGCGCGGCGCTCCTGATCGGCTTCCTCGTGACGAGCGCCCCGCTcgccgaggcggcggcgtcgTACATGGTCGGCGACTACGGCGGGTGGAAGTTCAACGTCGCCGGGTGGGCCAGGGGGAGGACCTTCCGCGCCGGCGACCTGCtgg TGTTCAACTACAACCGGGCGGTGCACGACGTGGCGATCGTGAACGCGGCGGCGTACCGGAGCTGCGTGGTGCCCAGGGGCTCCAAGGTGCTGCGGAGCGGCCGGGACAAGGTGAAGCTCGGCAAGGGCACCCACTACTTCGTCTGCACCGTGCGGGGACATTGCCAGGCCGGCATGAAGATCGCCGTCAGGGTCGTGTAG
- the LOC133919728 gene encoding protein CURVATURE THYLAKOID 1A, chloroplastic-like gives MAATAYSTALLGGARLPAVGAAVPPTVLLPRRNLSPLRLQDAPRLSLLRVKVSSDDTATSAASGDELIEDLKAKWDAVENKTTVLTYAGGAIVAVWLSSVIVGAINSVPLLPKIMELVGLGYTGWFVYRYLLFKESRKELADDIESIKKKIAGTE, from the exons ATGGCCGCCACGGCGTACTCTACGGCGCTTCTCGGCGGAGCGCGCCTCCCCGCTGTCGGCGCCGCCGTGCCGCCCACCGTCCTCCTCCCGCGGCGTAACCTGTCCCCTCTCCGTCTCCAAG ATGCGCCGAGGTTGTCGCTGCTTCGGGTGAAGGTCTCCTCCGACGACACCGCGACCTCGGCCGCGAGCGGCGACGAGCTCATCGAGGACTTGAAAGCCAAG TGGGACGCCGTTGAGAACAAGACCACCGTCCTCACGTACGCCGGCGGCGCCATCGTCGCGGTCTGGCTGTCGTCCGTTATCGTCGGGGCCATCAACTCCGTGCCTCTG CTTCCCAAGATCATGGAGCTCGTTGGGCTCGggtacaccggatggttcgtCTACCGCTACCTTCTCTTCAAG GAAAGCAGGAAAGAGTTGGCCGACGACATCGAGTCGATCAAGAAAAAGATTGCTGGGACAGAGTAA